The Mesorhizobium sp. AR02 genomic interval ACCTACTGCCCTACTGCCCTACTGCCCTACTGCCCTACTGCCCTACTGCCCTACTGCCCTACTGCCCTACTGCCCTGTGAGCATCATGCCCTACCAATCCCCCATTTCCCCCGGCCGTTCCTGGTACGAAGACACGGCTGGGCCGCGTCCCGAGTATCCGGCGCTTGACGGCGACAGGACCTGCGACGTCGTCATCATCGGCGGAGGCTTCACCGGGCTGTCGGCGGCAACACATCTGGCCAAGGCTGGAACGAATGTCGTTTTGATCGAGGCGCATCGCTTCGGCGACGGCGCTTCGGGGCGTAATGGCGGGCAGCTTGGCACCGGGCAGCGCGCCTGGGCCGAGGACCTGGAGGCGGAATACGGTCTGTCCCGCGCCAAGGCGCTGTTCGATCTCGCCGAGGAGGCGAAGGCGCATCTCATCGAATTCGCCGCCATCAATCAGATCGATATCGACTATATGCCGGGTCAGCTCTCGGTGGCGCACAAGCCGCGCTATGTCGACGACTACAAGGCGCATGCCGAGATCATGGCCAGCCGTTTCTCCTATCCGCACATCTCCTTCATGGATGCCAAGGAGACGGCGGAGCGGCTGGGCTCGACCGCCTATTTCGGCGGCACGCGCGACACCGGCACCGGCCACATCCATCCGATGAAGCTGGTGATCGGCACGGCGCGCGTGGCGGCGCAGGCCGGCGCGCAGCTGTTTGAAGGAACGCCATCGACGGGCATCATTTCAGCAGGCGGCAAAGTCAAGGTTTCGACGCCAAGAGGCACGGTGACGGCCCAAAAGTGCCTGATCGCGGTCAATGCCTATGGTGGTACGCTTGAGCCGGTGAGTGCGGCGCACATCATGCCGATCGGCTCCTTCATCGGTGCGACGGTGCCTTTGGGGACAGATTCGAAAGTGCTGCCCGGCGGCGAGTCCGTCGATGATTCCCGTTTCGTGGTGCGCTATTTCCGCAAGTCGAGGGACGGCCGGCTGCTGTTCGGCGGACGCGAGGTCTATGGCGTCAATGACCCCAAGGACATCCACATCCATATCCGCCGCCAGATCGTGGAACTCTATCCGGCATTGAAGGATATCGAGATCACCCATGGCTGGGGCGGCTATGTCGGCATCACCGTGCCGAGGAAACCGTTCGTGCGCGAAGTGATGCCGAATGTGATCTCGGCCGGCGGCTATTCCGGCCACGGCGTCATGCTGTCGAACTTCTTCGGCAAGCTTTACGCCGAAACAATTGCCGGCAACCGCTACCGGCTGAAGCTGATCGAGGATTTGAAAATTCCGCCATTTCCCGGCGGCCGCCGCTTCCGCGCGCCGCTGCTATTCCTGGCGCTCAACTGGTTCGCGCTGCGTGACAGGATCTAGGCGACATCGGATCGCCACGATCCCACACCATCACGACCTGATGTAATATTGTAATATCATTGTAACATTTGTTGCCCTAGCGGCACATTGCGGAAATGCCGGCAAAGGCGCAGAATCCCTTATAAAGGCGTACTGATGCCACAATCGCGGGCGAAAGGTTCCCGCTTCTGGGCGATTATTCGGGGATTGCTGCGGGCTGGCCCGCGTTGATTTTGGGACCGATGCCGATCAGACGCCGGACTTCCGGCAGCGATCGAAAGAACATTGGCCCGCTTATGGAGGTGGCAAGAGTGAGAGAGCCCTTCAGTTTCGGTGCGCCGGAACGTCGGCGCTTTGCCATGCAGTTTGGATACGACATGCGGCCGTCCTTCTGGCAGGAAGTCCGTTCGAACTCGCATCTGGTGATTGCCGCGGTCGGTACCGCCGCGCTGCTCGGCGTGGCCGCAGTGGCGCTCTGGCTGGCACTGCCGACGAGCGAGCGGCAGGCAGCCGCCAGCCAGGAACAAAGCATTCCGACCATTCCGGTGAAGACAATGAAGATCGTCCCTGCCGGAACCACGGTGGCCGCGGCGACGGTGCCGCAGCCTGCCCGCAAGTCCAGCCAGGTTTCACCGACCGTGGCGGCAGCGAAAGCAAACATACAAGCGCTTGCGGCCAATGACCCTCGCTGGACCGGGGCACAGCCGAAGGCCGCTTCCGCGGCCCCTGATGCCGATCAAGCAGCAGCACCCAACCAAGTGGCCAACCAGGCTGAGCCGGCGCCGGAAAAACCGGCTACCACGGCGGCATTCGCACAATCGGCGACCGATACCGATGCCACCGCAGAACTTGCCAAGGTTGCCGGGCCGGCGCCGGCGGCCGGCAGCAATCCGGATGGCGCGCAGACCGCGGCCATCCCGGAGGTACAGCCGCAAACACCCGAACAACAGCCGGCGGCGACCGATGATGGCAGCAAGGCCAAGGCCAAGCCGCGCAAAGTGGCGGCGGCCGGCAATGGGCGCATCCTGAGAGCGGTGACAATGCGCAGTGGCCCGAAGAAGAACGCAGCCGCGATCGCCACGGTGCCGGCAAGGACATCGGTGCAGGTGATGAGCTGCAAGCAATGGTGCCAGATCGTCTACAACGGCAAGACCGGCTGGATCTACAAGAGCTACATCAAGACCGGCGCCTGATGTGCCGGAGCATTTGCGGCTGAAGCCGGCCTCGCCGCCGAGACCGGCTTAGAGCAATTCACCGTTTCACGGAAACGGCGAACCGCTCTAACTCTTTGTTTTGACGCAATTCCCTAGGGAAAGCGCTACGCGCTTTTCCCGGGAAAACCGTTCACACTTTTCCTGGAATTGCTCTAGCAGGCTGTTGAAGAAGTGCACTTGCGAGCGACGAAGTCAGCTTCGTCGCCGCCATGGAAGCAGATTTGTCCGTTGATGGAGCCGTCTGGTTGGATTTCAGCCCATCCAGTGCCTTGGGCCTCGTCCATTTCGTCATTGCCTTGCCAGGAGAAGGCGACATTGCTGCCATCGCCCGCGCCGAATATCTGACCAGTGACGCAGCCGAAGGCGAATTCACCGGAGCCATCGGCCGCGAACTCAATGTAGGCGGGCTCCATCATATCGCGATAGTCCTCGACGTAGTCGGGCATCGCGACAATCCGCCAGCGGCCGGTGAGGCTCATGCCGGCGCCGCCAGCAGCTTGGGCAAGCGGATCAGATTGTAAGCCGCCAGGTTCAGGGTGAAGGCCGCGCCCACACGGGCGCATCCTCGCAGCTTGACCTTGGCCATACCCGCCGAGGCCTTGATCCAGCCAAACACTTCTTCGATCCGCTTGCGGCAGCGCTGGCTGACCGCATAGCCGGCATGGGAGCGCGTGCGACCATCGATCGCCGTCACGCGAGGCTTGCCGGTTTTGCTCAGATGGCCGTCGATGGCGATGTGCGGCGTGATCTTGCGCTCGCGCAGATCCCTGATGAAAGCGCGCACGTCATAGGCCTTGTCGGCACCCAGTGTGATGCGCCGCCGCGACGGTCTGCGGTCCAACATGGCGAGCGCGGCATCACGCTCGCTCGTGCCCGTGGCCTGGGTGATGCCGCCATCGACCGCCAGCCCATGGCGGTTCTCCATCAGCGCATGCCCCATGTAGCAGAGCTTCGCCGGCTGCCCGTCGCCCTTCTTGTAGAGCCGCGCCTGCGGGTCGCTCGTGCTCTGGTGTGTGTCGTTGGAGCGCTTCTCCTTATGAAAGCCGCGCTCGGCATTGCGCTCCGCTCCATCTGGACCGTTGTCGTCTCCGTCCTTGCGGCGGAAACTCTTGATCGAAGCCCAGGCCTCGATCAGCGTCCCGTCCACCGAGAAGTGATCCGACGACAAAAGCCGCTTCACCTTTGGCTGCGCCAGCACAGCGCGCAGAAACTTTGCCGCGATCTCACCTT includes:
- a CDS encoding NAD(P)/FAD-dependent oxidoreductase gives rise to the protein MPYQSPISPGRSWYEDTAGPRPEYPALDGDRTCDVVIIGGGFTGLSAATHLAKAGTNVVLIEAHRFGDGASGRNGGQLGTGQRAWAEDLEAEYGLSRAKALFDLAEEAKAHLIEFAAINQIDIDYMPGQLSVAHKPRYVDDYKAHAEIMASRFSYPHISFMDAKETAERLGSTAYFGGTRDTGTGHIHPMKLVIGTARVAAQAGAQLFEGTPSTGIISAGGKVKVSTPRGTVTAQKCLIAVNAYGGTLEPVSAAHIMPIGSFIGATVPLGTDSKVLPGGESVDDSRFVVRYFRKSRDGRLLFGGREVYGVNDPKDIHIHIRRQIVELYPALKDIEITHGWGGYVGITVPRKPFVREVMPNVISAGGYSGHGVMLSNFFGKLYAETIAGNRYRLKLIEDLKIPPFPGGRRFRAPLLFLALNWFALRDRI
- a CDS encoding SH3 domain-containing protein, translated to MREPFSFGAPERRRFAMQFGYDMRPSFWQEVRSNSHLVIAAVGTAALLGVAAVALWLALPTSERQAAASQEQSIPTIPVKTMKIVPAGTTVAAATVPQPARKSSQVSPTVAAAKANIQALAANDPRWTGAQPKAASAAPDADQAAAPNQVANQAEPAPEKPATTAAFAQSATDTDATAELAKVAGPAPAAGSNPDGAQTAAIPEVQPQTPEQQPAATDDGSKAKAKPRKVAAAGNGRILRAVTMRSGPKKNAAAIATVPARTSVQVMSCKQWCQIVYNGKTGWIYKSYIKTGA
- a CDS encoding IS5 family transposase; the encoded protein is MRGLDERTGSLFSYVDLEARVRRDHPLRVIREIVNAALVAMDGDFAVLYPPGLGRPSIAPERLLRAMLLQAFYGIRSERQLMERMEFDLLFRWFVGLGVDDPAWDHSSFTKNRDRLLEGEIAAKFLRAVLAQPKVKRLLSSDHFSVDGTLIEAWASIKSFRRKDGDDNGPDGAERNAERGFHKEKRSNDTHQSTSDPQARLYKKGDGQPAKLCYMGHALMENRHGLAVDGGITQATGTSERDAALAMLDRRPSRRRITLGADKAYDVRAFIRDLRERKITPHIAIDGHLSKTGKPRVTAIDGRTRSHAGYAVSQRCRKRIEEVFGWIKASAGMAKVKLRGCARVGAAFTLNLAAYNLIRLPKLLAAPA